The DNA sequence GACAATATTGGGGATGCAACAATTCAAGTTGCCCTGTTAATAGTAGAGGCTTGGCCAGTGCCGTTTTCATAATAAAAGTGCTTAACTTAGTGCCATTCGGATGTGTCCCTATTATTAACGAAGCTTGTGGAGCATCGCCTCAAAAAGAGGTCTCAGCTTTGATAAAAGCCTTTGATAAAATATAAAGGAAAGGATTCTAACGAGTACATTCACATAATCCTGATACGGCTAGCGGCGTAACAGTCTATGTGATGATAATGTTATGCTTCTTATGAAAAATAAATTAATTATCCTTGGGACATTCTTTGTTGGAATTATAGTCGGTGTTATTGGCTACAATTTTCTACTAACAAACGTCCTTTCATCTCATAGAAATATGATCAGGGTTCAGCTTGCGATAGAGGAAGAACAGAGGTCAACTCGTGAAGAAAGAAAAGGTAATAACCTCAATGCTCTATTACACCGCTGGAATGTTGCACGTTTAGAGAATCCAGAAACAATACTGACTTTTTCATCAAAGTACTCAGATGAAAGTGACAAAGATTGGTTTGCTCCAATCTCCTACGTTCTTCTAAATAAAATGACCATTGATGCAGACCCCATGGACAGAGCTAAAAAAAGTATAGAAGCTATTCATCGTGGTAATCTTGCATTGCTAATGGAGAAGATAGGCTTCAATGAACTCGCTGAATCTGAATGGGAGCATGCTGCAAAACTTGACATTCTCAATGATGTAGAGAAGTTGAAATCTAGGGTAGAGTATCTTAGAAAAAGTGTAGATGATGATTTGCAAAAAAGAGCTGAAGACGCAGTTCTTGGCCCAGATATATCTTTACAGGAATGATCTTGCATAACCCTGCACTGCAAGGGACTTGCTGATACGCTGTTTGATTTGAACGCTGTTTCTTTAAAAACATTAATTCATCCCAGAGGTTTTGCCCTTTACCCGCAAGCCCCTGAGTTGAGCCGTCAGAGGTAAAAGGAAACGAAGGATGTTTTCATTTTTCAACAAGAAACCATTAATCGAAGAAGAAATCTCCAACTGGATTATTTTGGCTTTTGAGTGGGCACTTAAAAATTATGGCTCTGATGTTTTTCATAACGAAACGATCTTAGTAACTCCTTCATCTAAGCACTTCCCGGAAAAATTAAGTTCACCTGATGAAATGGTCACATATACTTTCGAGCAAGTCAGAAAATACGCTGGAATGGAAAATTGGCCATGTAAGCTTCAAGCGCAAGAAGATGATATAAATCCAGTCGTAGCGCCAACCATAGTTCTTAAGGGTGCACCTAGTGGACCAGGGGGAACCTTCCAGTATAGTGATGAGGCGGTAATTACATACAACACTAATTTAATAAACCGTCCAGAGCCCTTGGCGGCAACATTTGCCCATGAATTGGCACATTATCTTAGTGGTATCGCCAAAGAGCCACCACCGGGTGGAGAGGAGTATTGGGAACATGCTACCGATTTGACTGCCATTTTTTTAGGTTTTGGTATTTTCTTGGCTAACTCAGCATTCACTTTTGAACAGTTCACATCAGTAGACAGCCAAGGTTGGTCATCTAGCAGGCAAGGTTATATGACCGAGCAGGAAATTCTATATTCACTTGCCCTGTTTTGTGTTCTAAAAAATATTGAAATCTCTGAAGTTATTCCATATCTAGATAGTCACCTTAGAGGCTTTTTCAAGAAATGTTATAAAGAACTACAAGGCAGCGAACATATTTCCAAACTCCATAAAATTAATGTAACACAAGAGCAATTAAGCTCTAACAATTCCATTCAGCAGACGCCAGAAAACGGCGCTGCTGATGGATGAAGTTATAGGGTAAAAAATACAATACCCTACTTGAATGTTGCATTTTTGTAGTTCTCTAACATCAAGTTTTCTTCCCGAACTAATTGTTCAAACTCTTCTTGTGTGAGTTCATGCTTTATTATGCATATGCCTGAAGCATAACTTTGCATTTTTTTAATACAGTCAATTATTTCAGAAATAGCTGTGCTACTATTAGATAAATCATCCATCACTTGAAAATTAGCAGTCCCTTTTTGTTTTTAAATTTGAACATTGGTTCATTCCCCTTTCATTTAATATTTTTATCTTTTTTAGCTATAAATCCCCAACAGCATACACCGTAGTATAGTTAGGTGTCAATGTTAAAGGCACCTTACTATACTAAGGTGCTATGAAAACTAACATTCGTATAAAACTAGGTGCAAAAATTAAAGAGGAACGAGAGAAGGCCAGCTATACACAAGAAATGCTGGCAGCTAAATCAAAAATTGATTATAAGTATATTCAAAAAATAGAAGGTAAAACACCCCCGAATATAACAATTGAAACTATTGAAAAGATTGCGAAAGCGTTAAATATACCTCCTTCAAGTTTACTAGATTTTTAATATTATAGGAGGCCATATATATGGGTAGCCTTTGAAGATGGCTTATCGTTTTCGCTATTTAATATTAAAAGAAGGGAAATGATTCACTGGGTGCTACAAATAATAGTGAAAAAAATTATAACAATAAAAATACAGCGGATCGCAAAAAAACGCTCTCGCTGATTTTTGCGTTGGGCAAGACTATGAAAATTCGATTTATTTTTTTATTTTTCATCCTTATTCTCGGGCTTAGTGCTGGCGATGTCCGTGCGAATGTCGAATTGATCGGTCGCTGGGTATCCACTGACATCGACCGCAAAGAGACAGATTCTATCGGCACGGGTTGGGCCATTACTTTTCGTGCTGACGGCTCGTTTACAGAAGAGATTGATGAAGGTTTTGGTATCGTCGAAGTTTGGGACGGAACGTACACGCTCGAAGGCAATGCACTTTCGATGCATCGTACAGGTTTCAAACTGCCTTGGGAGTTTACGATAGAGCAGAAAAACCAACGATTAATTATCTCCCGGAATTGGAGAGGAAATGTTCTGTATGTTGTGTATTTCGAGAAATCTGATGGTCAGCATCCGGAATTGTCGAAACTTCCTCGTTGGCCGAAGTCTAAGGCAGAGGCCGTTGCGATCCTAAAGCAAAAGATGAAAGAGAAGGACCTGCAGGAACTAGCCGCTACTCCAAAGGAAGATTTGATCGGAAAATATCATTTTGGACTTGGGATGTATATCCGGAATGCCTTTGGAATATGGCGCGGAAACAAGGATCTTTGGGAGGATCTAACCCAAGGTAAGCCGACACACCCGGATGATTTGTCGGGTATTATTATTGAAGCACTTTGGGAAGACATACAGGATAAATAGGTCCAACAAAACGCTACCTATTTACCTGTCCCTATTTTCCCTATTTAAGGAAAGACTTAGCCCGGTAGGGCGTATAAGCCTGCGCCATACGCCGAATGATTAAATAACACTGATAGAAAAGTCGGATAACACTCAAAAAGGAGTGTTATCGGGAAACTACATAATTACTTGTTGAAGCTGTAGGAAAACCTCTTTTGAAGTTTTTTTTTGGAAAAACCACAAAAATGACAAATATTTAATTCAATAAAATCAGCACGTTAGAAAATCAAAAAAATTATATTTTCGTAAATTTTTATTAAATTTGAGTTTTCCTACAGACTCGTTAGGCGCAACATGAGCAAAAAGGTATTTAAGCTTCTTCCACAAGAAATCATAGAGAAGTCAATTTCTCAAAGAGAAATAGTTGTGCCTTTAGAAGATGCTCTTAGGGTTGTCGATATAATGGAATCTAAGGGCATTCTAATCTTAGGCTGGGAAGGCTGGGTAAAAACTGAAGATGGTCGTGTAGGTCATGGTAGCGCTCCTCAAGGCACTGTGAGCCTAGAAGAATACTCAGTTAATGAAGCTGCTAAAATTTGTCGAGAAACAATAAAAGAAGATGCAGCTGAATGGAAAAAAGAAAATATTGGCACAAGTGAGAAACTTCACTTTTGTATTACTATCCGCGCCTAACACGGCGCTCGTGTGGGACGGCTTGCTTCGCTGCGCCGCCCCACAGCTTAAACGTAATACTCACTTTCAACCAATAATCATTGATTCTGTAAGTCAATTATTCCGCTGCTTTGTAGGTGTACTCCTCAGCCTGAGAAGTAATTCCTGAAATCAGATCATATGGATTCAAATATGAGGTGATGCTTTTGGGTTAGTGTAGCCTATAGAACAGACCTCTACAGTGAAAAATCACCTGCTCCAGCCTACCCTGATAAAATAAGTCTCTTCTTCATAATGAAAATCAAGCTTGCCTTTATAGGCATTATGAAGGGCCTCTCCAATGCGTCTGGGCAGGTGAATATCTGTCGTGGTAACTTCCAGGGACGTTCCTTCACCCGACATCTCTATTATCCTGTGAAGGGGGTGTTCACCCTTTTCCAGTTTTTCCTCATTTTTAACGAGGCCTATGAGTTCCTCCTTATGGTCTGCAAGAAATTCCCCCTTTATTGTAATGATGCCGGCCGGACATTTGTCGTTTATCCTGTTGCAGGCCGGACAAATTTCTTTATGAGAATCGACGGGTTTATCGCGCCATTGCCATCTTCCTCCCGAATACACGGCGCTGCACTGTGAGCAAAAGGCAGGTTCCCGGATTTTTTTTCGAGTCCGGTAGGGATCATGGACATGTTCATGTATTAGACGGTCGCTTCTTTGTTCCTTTTGAAATCCACCTTTACTTCCCGGCATAGCGCCTCTCCTCAATTGATAATTGTTCTGACTAAAAGTTTAGTCTACAAATTGAGGTTTGGCAAATTGCTATTAATGAGAAAGGATCAACGGATTTAACCTGGAAAGAGCAGATTATGCAGTGTGTGTCATGGGCGCAAAAGAAGGGGAAAATATTTCTGCATTTGGCATACTGATTATCTTTCTCTTATTCAGGCAATGGAGAAATCATAGAAAAATCCTGTCGTAATTCTTTTTATTGCTTATAGCCCGTTCATAGACCCTTTCATATTCCCCGGCGCTCTTTTCCCATGAATAATCCTGGGTCATGGCCTGGCTAATCATTTTTTTCATATGCCGGGGACGGTCATAATAGGTGCTTATCGCCCAGCCGACAGCGTAGTAGAGGGCCCTTGCCGAGGGCTCCCAAAATTTAAAGCCCGTCCCTTCGCCACTCGCTTCGTCGTAGTTGCGGACCGTGTCGTTAAGTCCGCCCGTGGCTCTTACGATGGGCAGGGCGCCGTATTTGAGGGAATAGAGCTGGTTGAGGCCGCAGGGCTCATAGAGGGAAGGCATGAGGAAGAAGTCTGAACCTGCTTCGATGAGGTGGGCCAGTTCATTGTTAAAGCCGATGTAAACGCCGACTTTGCCCGGAAACCCTTTGGGCAGATTGCCGAAGTAGTGCTCAAGACTGTTGTCGCCGCTGCCGAGGATAACGACCTGAGCATGAATGTTGGATACAATGCCGCTAACTGTCTCTGCCAGCAGGTGATAGCCTTTCTGTTCAACGAAGCGCCCGATTACCCCTATAACAGCGATGTGGTCATCCTCTTCAAGGAGAAAGCGTTTTTGAAGCGCTTTTTTGCAGATGGCTTTGCCTGTCATATCATTAACCGAATAATTGGCGGGAATGAACCTGTCTTTTTCAGGGGACCAGTCATTGTAGTCAACGCCGTTTAATATTCCCCAAAAGTTATCGCCTTTGTTTGAGAGATAGGGGGCCAGGCCTGAACCGCCATAGGGACTTTTGATTTCATCGGCATAGCCGTGGCTTACCGTGTTTACCATATCGGCATAGTGTATTCCCCCTTTAAGGAAGTTGACTGAACCAAAGCATTCAAACTTTTCTTCTGTGAAATTTTGCCGGTTGAGTCCCAGGTATGCGTATTCTTCGTGGGGGTAGGTTCCCTGGTAGGCCGCATTGTGGATTGTGATGACCGATGCGGCATTGCCGAGTAAGGGACAATTAAAATCCCAGATTTTAAGATAAGCCGGAACAAGAGCGCTCTGCCAGTCGTGGGCATGAATGATGTCCGGCGAGAAAGAAATATCTTTGCAGAGCTGGAGGGCCGCTCTCG is a window from the Deltaproteobacteria bacterium genome containing:
- a CDS encoding helix-turn-helix domain-containing protein, yielding MKTNIRIKLGAKIKEEREKASYTQEMLAAKSKIDYKYIQKIEGKTPPNITIETIEKIAKALNIPPSSLLDF
- a CDS encoding lipocalin family protein; this translates as MKIRFIFLFFILILGLSAGDVRANVELIGRWVSTDIDRKETDSIGTGWAITFRADGSFTEEIDEGFGIVEVWDGTYTLEGNALSMHRTGFKLPWEFTIEQKNQRLIISRNWRGNVLYVVYFEKSDGQHPELSKLPRWPKSKAEAVAILKQKMKEKDLQELAATPKEDLIGKYHFGLGMYIRNAFGIWRGNKDLWEDLTQGKPTHPDDLSGIIIEALWEDIQDK
- a CDS encoding BCAM0308 family protein, coding for MPGSKGGFQKEQRSDRLIHEHVHDPYRTRKKIREPAFCSQCSAVYSGGRWQWRDKPVDSHKEICPACNRINDKCPAGIITIKGEFLADHKEELIGLVKNEEKLEKGEHPLHRIIEMSGEGTSLEVTTTDIHLPRRIGEALHNAYKGKLDFHYEEETYFIRVGWSR
- the glgA gene encoding glycogen synthase GlgA, whose amino-acid sequence is MKKLKILIVSSEMTPFIKAGGLGDVAGTLPLYLKKRGHDVRVVIPKYSSINLDAYAVKKAVSPMGVWMGNNEEWCRVLETEVEEDLPVYLIEHNGFFDRWGLYHDKDMNDYLDNSKRYGFFSRAALQLCKDISFSPDIIHAHDWQSALVPAYLKIWDFNCPLLGNAASVITIHNAAYQGTYPHEEYAYLGLNRQNFTEEKFECFGSVNFLKGGIHYADMVNTVSHGYADEIKSPYGGSGLAPYLSNKGDNFWGILNGVDYNDWSPEKDRFIPANYSVNDMTGKAICKKALQKRFLLEEDDHIAVIGVIGRFVEQKGYHLLAETVSGIVSNIHAQVVILGSGDNSLEHYFGNLPKGFPGKVGVYIGFNNELAHLIEAGSDFFLMPSLYEPCGLNQLYSLKYGALPIVRATGGLNDTVRNYDEASGEGTGFKFWEPSARALYYAVGWAISTYYDRPRHMKKMISQAMTQDYSWEKSAGEYERVYERAISNKKNYDRIFL